The stretch of DNA CGCATTATACCCCAAATAGGGGATTGCCGGAGCTGATCTCTCTTATATCCGATCATCTCCAGAAAATGCTCGATGTGAAATATGATTCCTGTAGTGAAATAATTGTGACAAATGGCGTTAGTCAGGGATTGGATCTCGCTCTGCGCAGCATTTTAAATCCGGGAGATGAGGTTATTATATTTGACCCTTGCTATGTCTCCTATCCCGCAAATGTAAGCCTATTATACGGCAAACCCGTGATTGTCCCAACCTACTTTAATGAGAAATTCAGAATAAATTTGCAGAGATTGGAAAAAGCCATAACCCCGCGAACCAAGGCAATCCTATTAAATTATCCAGCCAATCCCACAGGAGCGACTATTGATAGAGATACCCTTGAGATGATATCAACCCTTGCCTGCAGCAATAATCTCTTAATAATCTCTGATGAGGTATATTCTGAATTAACATTTGAGAAAGAGCACGATTCCATAATATCAATTCCCGGGATGAGGGATAGGGTGATATATCTTAACGGATTCTCCAAATCTTTAGCAATGACAGGATGGAGGCTGGGTTATGTAGCAGGCCCTGGATCGCTTATAGATGTAATGTTAAAGATTCATCAATATACAGCCCTATGCGCACCTTCCATATCTCAGTATGCTGCTATTGAGGCAATGCACAATTCCGAAAAGGATATTAGTAGAATGAGGTCAGAATATCTACTACGAAGGAATTTTATTGTTAACAGATTCAACGAGCTGGGGCTTCCATGTCATTCCCCGGATGGAGCAATTTACGTTTTCCCTGATTTGAGTAAGACAGGTATGACTTCTAGTGACTTTGCTCTCGCATTATTCAAATCTGAAAAGGTTGCTGTTGTGCCTGGGATTGCATTTGGAGAATCAGGTGAAAACCATATTAGATGTTCCTTTGCTACCTCATTGGATAACATAAAGGAAGCAATGAGAAGAATTGAAAGATTCCTGAAGAGAAAGTCTCCCCATGTCCATACTAATAGACGGATTTAACCTGATCTATAAATTCCCTGAACTAGAAGAGTTGATGTATAATGACAGGCTTGTGGATGCAAGAAAGGGATTGCTCCAAAAGCTTAAAGAGTATGTAAAAATCACTGGATCCCATATTCGGGTTGTATTTGATGGGAAAAAGGAGATGGGCCTTGATATTAGAAGCGAAAGATTTGGAACAATCGATGTCTATTACTCCCTTGATTATTCCGCGGATTTTCTCATTAAGGAGTTTGTTAAAAAGGATATAAATCCCAGGATGGTTACTGTTGTAACATCAGATAAAGATATCATATCCTTTGTTACACGATATAGGGCAAAAGTACAGACCAGCGATAAATTTGCTGAGTATATCAATACAAAAATTGAGAAACACCTTGAAGCACAGATACCTGAGAAGGAGGAGAATCCCATATTGAGTGAGGAGGAGTTATTGTTTTGGGAAGGGCTATTCCAGAAGGGAAATAGTAAGGATCTTCAGGAAAGATGATTTGAGGTGTCTGCATATAGGCTGTTAGAATTTTTTGGTTTTCATTATGAGGAAGATATTCAGTATCATTGTAATTCTATCTGTGTTGCCTTAATATAAGATTAGAAATAATTATTCCTCACTATTTAAATTCTCATCAAAGAAGCGCATCATCTCCGGTAGCATCCCTTTCCAAAATTTCCAATCATGTAGTTTATATTTTTTTTCATGATATTCAAATTTGTATCCTTCATCGTTTTTTTTCTGTAGCTGTTTTAACCTGATTGCGAAAAGCCTTGATTGCTCATAATTTGTCCTCCAATCCTTTGTCCCATGGGCAATAAAAATTGAGGTCTCTTTCAGATTTACAGCCATGTCGAGAATATTGTCATCCTTTTTCCAACGTTCACTGTATTCATCATAAGCGCCATATAGGGATGTGAGCAATTCATCATTAGTCATGGATAGATTGTCGTAAGAACCGGATAAACCTGCTGCAGCGCCAAAAATTTCTGGATAATTGCATGCGATCAGTATTGATCCACGTCCTCCTCTGGAATATCCTAATATGCCGGTTTTGTTTTTATCCAGTGCAATCAGAAATTGATCCCTTAAAAAGGGGATGAGTTTTTCGGCTATCCATGCTCCCCCTGGAATACCGTTCCACCTGTTGGTTGTCTCTGGATAGTATCTTAGCTCATAGAGGGTGGTTTTCATATCCGGACATACGAGAATAAAATTGTAAGTATCGGCATAGTTCTCTATATCGGTATTCGTCTCCCAGTCATGCATATTCTTATTATATCCATGCAGACAGATGAGTACCCTGTATTCCTTCCCCTTTGAATAGCTCTTGGGAAAATATATTTGAATTGGTACATCTTTTTTTTCACCAAAATAAACATATTCTATTTTCAGATCCTGCAACCAGTTCCCGGATATAATTTTCGCCTTATATTGAAATTGCTGTGAAGCGCAGGCCTGAAGGGCTATTAATAGCATTATACAAAAAATATATTTTGTGAACATCCTCATAATTATATCTCGTTTTAGAACAATATTATTGTATTATAAAATCCTGAATAGATTGTCAGATTATTACCATTTTTAGCAATAAGTCAAATCATTTTATATATTAAATATAAAATGATGGATTATGTCGTAATAAATTTTTCGGATATGCCTGCATTTTATATGAAAAATGCTGGGAAATAGTAATGTGTAATGCAAACTAACAAGATGATGAACTGATCATATTCATCATTTGAATTTTAATCATTATAAATAATTCTTGATTTTCTCTTCTTATCTTGTTACCCAATAATGGTTGTTATATCAACTCGATTGAAATAGAAGTGTTTTATTGGTTATTCTTGATTGATGATGAAGATAGTAAAAATAAAATATCTGATTTATATATATATTTTATCTCTTCTTATTATTGGAGT from Spirochaetota bacterium encodes:
- a CDS encoding aminotransferase class I/II-fold pyridoxal phosphate-dependent enzyme yields the protein MKLSLVKENNIEFQVSETASSIPPSGIREFFDLVYSTPDCISLGVGEPDFVTPWRISEAGIHAIKDGYTHYTPNRGLPELISLISDHLQKMLDVKYDSCSEIIVTNGVSQGLDLALRSILNPGDEVIIFDPCYVSYPANVSLLYGKPVIVPTYFNEKFRINLQRLEKAITPRTKAILLNYPANPTGATIDRDTLEMISTLACSNNLLIISDEVYSELTFEKEHDSIISIPGMRDRVIYLNGFSKSLAMTGWRLGYVAGPGSLIDVMLKIHQYTALCAPSISQYAAIEAMHNSEKDISRMRSEYLLRRNFIVNRFNELGLPCHSPDGAIYVFPDLSKTGMTSSDFALALFKSEKVAVVPGIAFGESGENHIRCSFATSLDNIKEAMRRIERFLKRKSPHVHTNRRI
- a CDS encoding alpha/beta hydrolase-fold protein, whose amino-acid sequence is MRMFTKYIFCIMLLIALQACASQQFQYKAKIISGNWLQDLKIEYVYFGEKKDVPIQIYFPKSYSKGKEYRVLICLHGYNKNMHDWETNTDIENYADTYNFILVCPDMKTTLYELRYYPETTNRWNGIPGGAWIAEKLIPFLRDQFLIALDKNKTGILGYSRGGRGSILIACNYPEIFGAAAGLSGSYDNLSMTNDELLTSLYGAYDEYSERWKKDDNILDMAVNLKETSIFIAHGTKDWRTNYEQSRLFAIRLKQLQKKNDEGYKFEYHEKKYKLHDWKFWKGMLPEMMRFFDENLNSEE
- a CDS encoding NYN domain-containing protein, which gives rise to MSILIDGFNLIYKFPELEELMYNDRLVDARKGLLQKLKEYVKITGSHIRVVFDGKKEMGLDIRSERFGTIDVYYSLDYSADFLIKEFVKKDINPRMVTVVTSDKDIISFVTRYRAKVQTSDKFAEYINTKIEKHLEAQIPEKEENPILSEEELLFWEGLFQKGNSKDLQER